One Mangifera indica cultivar Alphonso chromosome 4, CATAS_Mindica_2.1, whole genome shotgun sequence genomic region harbors:
- the LOC123214472 gene encoding putative clathrin assembly protein At2g01600 isoform X2 — protein sequence MGTLQTWRKAYGALKDSTKVGLAHVNSDYADMDVAIVKATNHVECPPKERHLRKILLATSAIRPRADVAYCIHALARRLAKTRNWTVALKTLIVIHRALREGDPTFREELLNFQQRGRILQLSNFKDDSSPIAWDCSAWVRTYALFLEERLECFRVLKYDIEAERLPKPAQGEDKGYSRTRDLDGEELLEQLPALQQLLHRLVGCLPEGSALNNYVIQYALALVLKESFKIYCAINDGIINLVDKFFEMPRHEAMKALEIYKRAGQQAGSLSSFYEVCKGLELARNFQFPILREPPQSFLTTMEEYIREAPRVVTVPSEPLLLTYRPDEGPSEDANIPSDEPEPQPVDDVAVSSEDVTPPTPPPPPPQNNMDSADLLGLRYATPSASAMEESNALALAIVPSEPGANAPTFNSHASQPKDFDPTGWELALVTTPSTDISAATDRQLLNLNARLVGWTPSH from the exons ATGGGAACGCTGCAGACTTGGCGAAAGGCCTATGGCGCTCTCAAAGACTCCACCAAAGTCGGTCTCGCTCATGTTAACAGCGACTATGCG GATATGGATGTGGCCATAGTCAAAGCTACCAACCACGTCGAGTGTCCTCCCAAAGAGCGACACCTTAGGA AAATCTTGCTTGCCACATCAGCAATTCGGCCTCGAGCAGATGTTGCTTATTGCATTCATGCGCTTGCACGTCGATTGGCCAAGACTCGTAATTGGACG GTTGCATTAAAGACATTGATAGTTATCCATAGGGCATTGAGGGAGGGTGATCCTACTTTTCGAGAAGAACTACTGAATTTCCAACAGAGAGGACGTATTCTCCAACTTTCTAATTTCAAAGATGATTCGAGTCCAATTG cCTGGGATTGCTCTGCGTGGGTGCGTACATATGCACTATTTTTGGAGGAACGACTTGAATGTTTTAGGGTTCTAAAGTATGACATTGAAGCTGAACGTCTTCCAAAACCTGCCCAAGGGGAGGATAAG GGTTACAGCAGAACCAGGGACTTGGACGGTGAAGAACTATTGGAGCAGTTGCCTGCTTTGCAGCAATTGTTGCATCGTCTTGTTGGTTGCTTG CCAGAAGGTTCAGCActtaataattatgttatacAGTATGCTCTTGCTCTG GTACTAAAAGAGagctttaaaatttattgtgctATTAATGATGGAATCATCAATCTTGTTGATAAG TTCTTTGAGATGCCAAGACATGAAGCTATGAAAGCCCTTGAAATCTACAAACGAGCTGGCCAGCAG GCTGGAAGTCTTTCTAGTTTCTATGAAGTTTGCAAAGGTTTGGAACTTGCTAGGAATTTCCAGTTTCCTATTCTGAGAGAG CCACCGCAATCTTTTCTTACAACTATGGAAGAGTACATAAGGGAGGCACCCCGGGTGGTTACTGTTCCAAGTGAGCCATTG CTGTTAACATACAGACCTGATGAAGGTCCTTCAGAAGATGCAAATATACCTAGTGATGAACCTGAGCCTCAACCTGTGGATGATGTTGCTGTCTCTAGTGAGGACGTTACACCTCCTACTccaccacctcctcctcctCAGAACAACATGGATTCTGCAGATCTTCTG GGATTGCGCTATGCCACACCCAGTGCATCTGCAATGGAGGAAAGTAATGCCCTAGCTCTAGCCATAGTTCCATCTGAACCTG GTGCTAATGCTCCAACATTCAATTCTCATGCCAGTCAACCAAAAGATTTTGATCCTACTGGGTGGGAGCTTGCCCTGGTGACCACACCAAGTACCGACATTTCTGCAGCTACTGATAGGCAATTG TTGAACCTGAATGCTAGGCTGGTGGGCTGGACTCCCTCACATTGA
- the LOC123214472 gene encoding putative clathrin assembly protein At2g01600 isoform X1, with product MGTLQTWRKAYGALKDSTKVGLAHVNSDYADMDVAIVKATNHVECPPKERHLRKILLATSAIRPRADVAYCIHALARRLAKTRNWTVALKTLIVIHRALREGDPTFREELLNFQQRGRILQLSNFKDDSSPIAWDCSAWVRTYALFLEERLECFRVLKYDIEAERLPKPAQGEDKGYSRTRDLDGEELLEQLPALQQLLHRLVGCLPEGSALNNYVIQYALALVLKESFKIYCAINDGIINLVDKFFEMPRHEAMKALEIYKRAGQQAGSLSSFYEVCKGLELARNFQFPILREPPQSFLTTMEEYIREAPRVVTVPSEPLLLTYRPDEGPSEDANIPSDEPEPQPVDDVAVSSEDVTPPTPPPPPPQNNMDSADLLGLRYATPSASAMEESNALALAIVPSEPGANAPTFNSHASQPKDFDPTGWELALVTTPSTDISAATDRQLAGGLDSLTLNSLYDEAAYRAQRPIYGAPAPNPFEVQDPFSMSNTIAPPPSVQMAAMPQPQTNPFGPYQPTFQPQVQPQQHLMMTPANPFGDTGFGTFPMNPAAHPQTTNPFGTPGLL from the exons ATGGGAACGCTGCAGACTTGGCGAAAGGCCTATGGCGCTCTCAAAGACTCCACCAAAGTCGGTCTCGCTCATGTTAACAGCGACTATGCG GATATGGATGTGGCCATAGTCAAAGCTACCAACCACGTCGAGTGTCCTCCCAAAGAGCGACACCTTAGGA AAATCTTGCTTGCCACATCAGCAATTCGGCCTCGAGCAGATGTTGCTTATTGCATTCATGCGCTTGCACGTCGATTGGCCAAGACTCGTAATTGGACG GTTGCATTAAAGACATTGATAGTTATCCATAGGGCATTGAGGGAGGGTGATCCTACTTTTCGAGAAGAACTACTGAATTTCCAACAGAGAGGACGTATTCTCCAACTTTCTAATTTCAAAGATGATTCGAGTCCAATTG cCTGGGATTGCTCTGCGTGGGTGCGTACATATGCACTATTTTTGGAGGAACGACTTGAATGTTTTAGGGTTCTAAAGTATGACATTGAAGCTGAACGTCTTCCAAAACCTGCCCAAGGGGAGGATAAG GGTTACAGCAGAACCAGGGACTTGGACGGTGAAGAACTATTGGAGCAGTTGCCTGCTTTGCAGCAATTGTTGCATCGTCTTGTTGGTTGCTTG CCAGAAGGTTCAGCActtaataattatgttatacAGTATGCTCTTGCTCTG GTACTAAAAGAGagctttaaaatttattgtgctATTAATGATGGAATCATCAATCTTGTTGATAAG TTCTTTGAGATGCCAAGACATGAAGCTATGAAAGCCCTTGAAATCTACAAACGAGCTGGCCAGCAG GCTGGAAGTCTTTCTAGTTTCTATGAAGTTTGCAAAGGTTTGGAACTTGCTAGGAATTTCCAGTTTCCTATTCTGAGAGAG CCACCGCAATCTTTTCTTACAACTATGGAAGAGTACATAAGGGAGGCACCCCGGGTGGTTACTGTTCCAAGTGAGCCATTG CTGTTAACATACAGACCTGATGAAGGTCCTTCAGAAGATGCAAATATACCTAGTGATGAACCTGAGCCTCAACCTGTGGATGATGTTGCTGTCTCTAGTGAGGACGTTACACCTCCTACTccaccacctcctcctcctCAGAACAACATGGATTCTGCAGATCTTCTG GGATTGCGCTATGCCACACCCAGTGCATCTGCAATGGAGGAAAGTAATGCCCTAGCTCTAGCCATAGTTCCATCTGAACCTG GTGCTAATGCTCCAACATTCAATTCTCATGCCAGTCAACCAAAAGATTTTGATCCTACTGGGTGGGAGCTTGCCCTGGTGACCACACCAAGTACCGACATTTCTGCAGCTACTGATAGGCAATTG GCTGGTGGGCTGGACTCCCTCACATTGAACAGTTTGTACGATGAAGCGGCATATAGAGCCCAACGGCCCATCTATGGAGCTCCTGCCCCAAATCCATTCGAGGTACAGGATCCATTTTCCATGTCGAACACCATTGCTCCTCCTCCATCAGTTCAAATGGCAGCAATGCCTCAGCCTCAGACCAATCCCTTTGGACCATACCAACCAACCTTCCAGCCTCAGGTGCAGCCACAACAACATTTGATGATGACCCCGGCAAACCCATTTGGTGACACCGGCTTTGGGACATTTCCCATGAATCCCGCCGCTCATCCACAAACGACCAATCCTTTCGGCACACCAGGCCTTTTGTAA